The following proteins are co-located in the Microcystis wesenbergii NRERC-220 genome:
- a CDS encoding O-antigen ligase family protein produces MTTILLPVLAIVDKLMGWQLFSLNKSLLKQTKFIQSLLILTLFCIVYWTTINDYGFLDKETSLLSIFASIMRVLFSYIVGFSINYSRLPAYPYNTIIVMTSLVGSTIFYSVLSVLKTLQIRPSLIEQRQYLDYWTDKEWPATGVGDFLCLGLLYIVVIFYGYKHKKESKLFYLFFVLISAIFVFFSFNATVLLENRLALIATAIGFITIGFLLEFKSKLKFITLPLFVGLFALVSVGVNIIEIIVSTVLAQFGVFNKRFLSQGTESGRFDNYQVALTEIWQYPFGGREFKLPVSKWVHNLWLDVAYDAGLLPMFLLLLYFILHIKCFLKILNSDLPKIVIVYFSTMSIGILLNMSLGPIIQASVFEFGMTCFFLGVIARLSGEVEISKKYQLSSQRSLYSKSI; encoded by the coding sequence TTGACTACTATTTTATTGCCCGTATTGGCAATAGTAGATAAATTGATGGGTTGGCAATTATTTTCGTTAAATAAGAGTTTATTGAAACAAACAAAATTTATTCAATCACTATTAATTTTGACCCTATTTTGTATTGTTTATTGGACTACCATTAATGACTATGGCTTCCTAGATAAAGAAACAAGCTTGCTGTCAATCTTTGCGTCAATTATGCGAGTCTTATTTTCTTATATCGTAGGATTTTCGATTAACTACTCTCGGCTTCCAGCCTATCCTTACAATACCATTATCGTGATGACTTCCCTCGTTGGTTCAACTATTTTTTATTCTGTCTTATCAGTCCTGAAAACGTTGCAAATTCGTCCAAGCTTGATTGAACAGAGACAATACTTAGATTATTGGACTGACAAAGAATGGCCTGCAACTGGAGTCGGTGATTTCTTATGTCTAGGATTATTGTATATTGTCGTAATTTTCTATGGATATAAACATAAAAAAGAATCTAAGCTATTTTATCTCTTTTTTGTGCTGATTTCAGCAATCTTTGTTTTTTTCTCATTTAATGCAACAGTTTTGCTGGAAAATAGACTTGCGTTGATAGCAACAGCTATTGGTTTTATAACTATCGGTTTTTTGTTAGAATTTAAATCTAAATTAAAATTTATAACTCTACCTTTGTTTGTAGGGTTATTCGCCCTAGTCTCCGTTGGAGTGAACATTATTGAAATCATTGTATCTACTGTATTGGCTCAATTTGGTGTTTTCAATAAACGCTTTTTAAGTCAGGGAACTGAGAGTGGTAGATTCGACAATTATCAAGTTGCCTTAACAGAGATATGGCAATACCCTTTTGGAGGCAGAGAGTTTAAGTTGCCAGTAAGTAAATGGGTTCACAATCTATGGTTAGACGTAGCCTATGATGCAGGTCTTCTGCCAATGTTCTTACTTTTGTTATATTTTATTCTACATATAAAATGCTTTTTGAAAATACTTAATTCTGATCTGCCTAAAATTGTCATTGTATATTTCTCGACAATGAGCATTGGCATTTTATTGAATATGTCTTTAGGTCCGATCATTCAAGCCTCTGTTTTTGAATTTGGAATGACTTGCTTTTTCTTGGGTGTTATTGCGAGATTATCTGGAGAGGTTGAGATTAGCAAAAAATATCAGTTATCCTCTCAGCGAAGCTTATATAGCAAGTCTATTTAA
- a CDS encoding class I SAM-dependent methyltransferase — MVDRDYSIYSTKYQVTLKGLLIFELASLCGRLFLQKRISLKKSDIQLLHLGCGRSIFDGWTNADFWGGLKPWKKYENKPEWMLDLRLPLNCDDNVWDGVFTEHTLEHLYPVQVLNLLKELNRTMKPGAWLRVTVPDLKQYIDYYCGNEVHEMFLQWKTGCEAIRSLTQNYGHLSVWDSDLLTRVLTEAGFVKIKEVSFGKGTDERLIKDQEQRNWETLYMECQKSGNN, encoded by the coding sequence ATGGTTGATCGAGATTACAGTATTTACTCAACTAAGTATCAAGTTACATTAAAAGGTTTATTGATTTTTGAATTGGCCAGTTTGTGCGGCAGACTATTTCTTCAAAAGAGAATAAGTCTTAAAAAATCTGATATCCAATTGTTACATTTAGGTTGTGGTAGAAGTATATTTGATGGTTGGACTAATGCCGATTTTTGGGGTGGATTAAAACCTTGGAAGAAATATGAAAATAAGCCTGAATGGATGCTCGATTTAAGGTTGCCTCTGAATTGTGATGATAATGTCTGGGATGGAGTATTTACAGAACATACTCTCGAACATTTATATCCAGTCCAAGTATTAAACTTACTTAAAGAATTAAATAGAACTATGAAGCCTGGTGCTTGGCTAAGGGTTACTGTTCCTGATTTAAAACAATACATAGATTACTACTGTGGCAACGAAGTACATGAAATGTTTTTACAATGGAAAACGGGCTGCGAAGCAATCCGGTCTCTAACACAAAACTATGGACATCTATCCGTTTGGGATAGCGACTTACTAACTAGGGTTTTAACAGAGGCAGGATTTGTCAAAATCAAAGAAGTTTCTTTTGGAAAGGGAACAGACGAACGGCTTATTAAAGATCAAGAACAACGAAATTGGGAAACCCTATACATGGAGTGTCAAAAATCAGGAAATAATTAA
- a CDS encoding flippase, translated as MFDKLTGITQKLSPGLRKILGNVGWLFVERILTMILAFFVGIWVIRYLGSENFGKLSYTTSFVALFSAISQLGLNAIVVRNIVQEEKAAPEILGTAFVLKLIASLLTIIITGIAIWTFDADPNVRWMTLIISFSLMFSAFDVIEFWFQSQVLSGVLAILRSVQLILSSLIKLSLIAFKLPLIAFVWLILAEQVVKVLGMLWVYLKYHQSIWQWTVNWSKGLEMLRDSWPLILSGVMITIYIKIDQIMLGNMANAQAVGNYAAAVRFSEIWYFIPMAVCSSVFPAILRAKQRSREEYYARLQQLYDLMAWMALAIAVPMTLASVPLLTNLLGKEYTEAGQILAWHIWASPFVFLGVAQSQWLMAENFTRLSFAKTSLGAITNILLNLVLIPAYQGVGAAIATMISYAISSHVSCIFYPPLFPNGWMLTKALFIPFRIRQNLLYLGKINMRSVK; from the coding sequence ATGTTCGATAAACTGACGGGGATCACTCAGAAACTGAGTCCAGGATTGCGTAAAATTCTCGGTAACGTCGGCTGGCTGTTTGTCGAGCGCATCCTGACCATGATACTAGCCTTTTTCGTCGGAATCTGGGTTATTAGATATTTAGGGTCAGAAAATTTTGGCAAACTAAGTTATACTACTAGCTTCGTTGCTCTTTTTAGTGCGATCTCTCAATTGGGTTTGAATGCCATCGTCGTCCGCAATATCGTCCAAGAGGAAAAAGCGGCTCCAGAGATTTTGGGTACTGCTTTTGTGCTAAAGTTGATAGCCAGTTTATTGACAATTATTATAACTGGTATAGCCATCTGGACGTTTGATGCCGATCCTAACGTTCGCTGGATGACCTTAATAATTTCCTTTAGCTTAATGTTCAGTGCTTTTGACGTGATCGAGTTTTGGTTTCAATCACAGGTACTTTCAGGAGTCCTAGCTATACTGAGAAGCGTCCAGTTAATTCTGAGTTCCCTGATCAAACTTTCATTGATTGCCTTCAAGTTGCCGTTAATCGCTTTTGTCTGGTTAATTCTGGCAGAGCAGGTTGTGAAGGTACTGGGAATGCTCTGGGTTTACCTTAAGTACCACCAATCTATATGGCAATGGACAGTCAATTGGTCGAAAGGGTTAGAAATGCTGCGAGATTCATGGCCGCTGATCCTATCGGGTGTCATGATCACGATTTACATTAAGATTGACCAAATAATGCTCGGTAATATGGCAAATGCTCAAGCAGTGGGAAACTATGCGGCGGCGGTCAGGTTCTCAGAAATTTGGTATTTTATTCCTATGGCAGTTTGTTCTTCTGTTTTTCCCGCAATCCTGCGGGCGAAGCAGAGGAGTAGAGAGGAATATTATGCTAGACTACAACAACTGTACGATCTCATGGCTTGGATGGCACTGGCCATTGCAGTTCCCATGACTTTGGCTTCAGTTCCTTTGTTGACAAATTTGCTCGGTAAGGAATATACTGAGGCTGGTCAAATTCTAGCATGGCACATCTGGGCAAGTCCTTTCGTCTTTTTGGGGGTGGCTCAAAGTCAGTGGTTGATGGCCGAAAACTTTACGCGGTTGAGTTTTGCAAAAACATCGTTGGGAGCAATTACTAATATCTTGTTAAACTTGGTGCTAATTCCCGCTTATCAAGGTGTTGGAGCCGCTATAGCTACTATGATTTCTTATGCAATTTCTTCTCATGTTTCTTGTATATTTTATCCTCCCTTATTCCCCAATGGTTGGATGCTAACTAAGGCTTTATTTATACCATTTCGTATTCGCCAAAATTTATTGTATTTAGGTAAAATAAATATGAGATCAGTAAAATAA